The following coding sequences lie in one Apium graveolens cultivar Ventura chromosome 1, ASM990537v1, whole genome shotgun sequence genomic window:
- the LOC141716889 gene encoding uncharacterized protein LOC141716889 — MVECTFSGPQDLAPSEQLIRTPGKWKLFVDGSVAWKKCGAGLILSCPEGFEICQAIRFDFPYTNNEAEYEALLAGMELARSLEAKHLRAFSDSMLVVKHISGEYEQRDPRTKAYATKVKDASLSFETFELSQTGRENNEWADALSRLASAETHNLTGSIYLAEAKTPSIEKK, encoded by the coding sequence ATGGTCGAGTGCACGTTCTCGGGGCCGCAGGATCTCGCGCCCAGCGAACAGCTCATTCGGACCCCCGGAAAATGGAAACTATTTGTAGATGGGTCGGTAGCTTGGAAAAAATGTGGGGCTGGCTTAATTCTCTCCTGCCCCGAAGGGTTCGAGATATGCCAGGCTATAAGATTCGACTTTCCTTATACGAACAATGAAGCAGAGTACGAAGCACTCCTCGCAGGGATGGAGCTGGCTCGAAGCCTGGAGGCGAAGCACCTCAGGGCCTTCAGCGACTCTATGCTGGTTGTAAAGCACATCTCTGGGGAATATGAGCAGAGAGACCCCCGAACGAAAGCTTACGCCACCAAGGTAAAAGATGCTTCTCTGTCATTTGAAACTTTTGAGCTAAGTCAAACTGGAAGGGAGAACAATGAATGGGCAGATGCCCTTTCCAGGCTAGCCTCGGCTGAGACACATAACCTAACTGGTTCCATCTACCTCGCCGAAGCCAAGACGCCTTCAATCGAGAAGAAATAA
- the LOC141678450 gene encoding pto-interacting protein 1-like yields MSCFGCCTEDNVPKAAATRPYKPNQSAGNVGGHRTTVTAPRDIITTNIQPITIPELTVDELKDITDNFGTKALIGEGAYGRVYHGVLRSGQAAAIKKLDSSKQPDQEFLAQVSIASRLKHDNVVELLGYCVDGGICVLAYEYASNGSLHDILHGRKGVKGAQKGPVLSWPQRVKIAVGAAKGLEYLHEKTQPHIIHRDIKSSNVLLFDADVAKIADFDLSNQAPDMAARLHSTRVLGTFGYHAPEYAMTGQLSSKSDVYSFGVVLLELLTGRKPVDHTLPRGQQSLVTWATPKLSEDKVKQCVDTRLGGEYPPKAVAKMAAVAALCLQYEADFRPNMSIVVKALQPLMNARPVTPSQSLH; encoded by the exons ATGAGTTGCTTTGGCTGTTGCACGGAGGATAATGTACCAAAGGCTGCTGCTACTCGACCTTATAAGCCAAATCAATCAGCAG GAAATGTCGGTGGTCATCGTACTACTGTAACAGCGCCAAGGGACATAATAACTACTAACATTCAGCCTATTACTATCCCTGAGCTCACAGTGGATGAATTGAAAGATATTACAGATAATTTTGGCACAAAAGCTTTAATTGGTGAGGGGGCCTATGGAAGAGTATATCATGGTGTCTTGAGAAGTGGGCAGGCTGCAGCGATTAAAAAATTAGACTCCAGTAAGCAACCAGACCAAGAGTTTCTAGCACAG GTTTCTATTGCATCGCGGCTTAAACATGATAATGTTGTTGAGCTACTTGGATACTGTGTGGATGGTGGTATCTGTGTCCTTGCCTATGAGTATGCTTCAAATGGATCTCTTCATGACATTCTTCATG GAAGAAAAGGTGTTAAGGGTGCACAAAAAGGTCCAGTTTTATCATGGCCCCAAAGAGTAAAGATTGCTGTGGGGGCAGCAAAAGGACTTGAGTATCTCCACGAAAAGACTCAGCCTCATATCATCCACAGGGATATCAAGTCCAGCAATGTCTTACTTTTTGATGCTGATGTAGCTAAAATTGCTGATTTTGACTTGTCAAATCAAGCACCTGACATGGCAGCACGCCTTCATTCAACTCGTGTTCTTGGAACTTTTGGTTATCACGCTCCTGA ATATGCAATGACTGGACAACTTAGCTCAAAAAGCGATGTGTACAGTTTCGGTGTGGTCCTATTGGAACTCTTAACAGGGCGTAAACCTGTTGATCACACACTGCCGCGAGGACAACAGAGTTTGGTGACATGG GCAACTCCAAAACTCAGCGAAGATAAAGTGAAACAATGCGTGGACACTAGACTTGGCGGAGAATACCCACCCAAGGCAGTTGCCAAG ATGGCTGCAGTTGCTGCCTTGTGCTTGCAGTATGAAGCTGATTTCCGTCCAAATATGAGTATTGTAGTGAAGGCTCTCCAACCTTTGATGAATGCTCGGCCTGTAACTCCAAGTCAATCACTTCACTAA
- the LOC141678434 gene encoding putative receptor-like protein kinase At5g18500 → MGISNDLTKKTPIFHLPVWALVVIFVIVPVVLLVLPLCISRRKSKKATNTLPISQNQIVSSEFKEIRMDQNSANNFVAYGSDLSTSENRYNGKDSDKLLEHLRDDQIKNPNVNSRSGSFNKLEDSDVGSESGEKGYRNNFNKPSSHPQHISSPLSGLPEFSQLGWGHWFTLRDLEVATNRFSKDNVVGEGGYGVVYQGYLPNGSVIAVKKIFNNLGQAEKEFKIEVEAIGHVRHKNLVRLLGYCIEGTQRMLVYEYVNNGNLEQWLHGAMRQHGCLTWEARKKVILGTAKALAYLHEAIEPKVVHRDIKSSNILLDDEFNAKISDFGLAKLLGAGESHITTRVMGTFGYVAPEYANSGLLNEKSDVYSFGVVLLEAITGRDPVDYGRPADEVNMVDWLKMMVGSRRSEEVIDPSMETKPSRTALKRALLTALRCVDPDSQKRLTMGEVVRMLESEEYPLPRESRRRQRNQPEAIESESRREITDIHKL, encoded by the exons ATGGGAATCAGCAATGACCTGACAAAGAAAACTCCGATCTTTCATCTTCCGGTATGGGCATTGGTTGTGATTTTTGTGATAGTTCCTGTAGTCCTTTTGGTGCTTCCATTGTGTATCTCGAGGAGGAAATCCAAGAAGGCTACTAACACACTGCCGATTAGTCAGAATCAAATTGTGTCAAGTGAGTTTAAGGAGATTAGAATGGATCAAAATTCAGCAAACAATTTTGTTGCCTATGGTAGCGATTTGTCCACTTCAGAAAACAGGTACAATGGCAAAGATTCAGATAAGCTTTTGGAGCATTTGAGAGATGATCAGATTAAGAATCCTAATGTTAATAGCCGATCTGGATCTTTTAACAAGTTAGAGGATAGTGATGTTGGTTCTGAATCAGGAGAAAAAGGTTATAGAAACAATTTCAATAAACCTTCTTCACATCCGCAGCATATTTCTTCCCCTCTATCTGGACTACCCGAGTTCTCACAACTTGGTTGGGGCCATTGGTTTACGCTAAGGGATCTAGAAGTTGCAACAAATCGTTTTTCAAAAGATAATGTTGTTGGTGAAGGTGGATATGGTGTTGTTTATCAGGGCTATCTGCCTAATGGATCAGTTATAGCTGTCAAGAAGATCTTTAACAATCT AGGACAAGCAGAGAAGGAGTTTAAAATCGAGGTTGAGGCCATTGGCCATGTGCGGCATAAAAACCTAGTTAGACTTCTGGGATACTGCATTGAAGGCACCCAAAG GATGTTGGTCTATGAGTATGTTAACAATGGCAATTTAGAACAGTGGCTTCATGGAGCTATGCGGCAACATGGGTGCCTTACTTGGGAGGCTCGAAAGAAAGTTATACTTGGCACTGCTAAGGC GCTTGCATACTTGCATGAAGCCATTGAACCAAAAGTGGTGCATAGAGACATTAAGTCGAGCAATATACTACTAGACGATGAATTCAATGCTAAGATTTCTGATTTTGGTCTGGCCAAGTTACTAGGTGCTGGTGAGAGTCACATTACAACCAGGGTTATGGGTACTTTTGG ATATGTAGCACCAGAATACGCCAATAGTGGTCTTCTGAATGAGAAAAGTGATGTGTATAGTTTCGGGGTTGTGCTCTTGGAAGCAATCACAGGAAGAGATCCTGTGGATTATGGTCGTCCAGCAGATGAG GTAAATATGGTGGACTGGCTAAAAATGATGGTTGGGAGTAGGCGATCAGAAGAAGTCATCGACCCATCAATGGAGACTAAACCATCTAGAACTGCTCTTAAACGAGCACTGTTGACTGCCTTGAGGTGTGTTGATCCAGATTCCCAAAAGAGACTAACAATGGGTGAAGTTGTTCGGATGCTTGAATCAGAGGAATATCCATTACCCCGAGAG AGTCGAAGACGTCAAAGAAATCAACCTGAAGCTATAGAGTCCGAGTCCAGAAGGGAGATCACAGACATACACAAACTATAA